In Vidua chalybeata isolate OUT-0048 chromosome 5, bVidCha1 merged haplotype, whole genome shotgun sequence, one genomic interval encodes:
- the CDC123 gene encoding cell division cycle protein 123 homolog, with protein sequence MKKEQVAHCQFSVWYPLFKAVTIRSVILPLPENVKEYLLDDGTLVVSGREDPPSHAQEGSDDAEEIQWSDDENTTTLKAPEFPEFTAKVQEAISSLGGSVFPKLNWSAPRDAYWIAMNSSLKCKALSDIFLLFKSSDFITRDLTQPFIHCTDDSPDPSLNYELVLRKWCELIPGAEFRCFVKENKLLGISQRDYTQYYDHISKQHEEICRSIQEFFKKHIQYKFLDEDFVFDVYRDSRGKIWLIDFNPFGEVTDSLLFTWEELTSGKNLKGDQSEGEATEQDYPVFRCTNSKVTVQPSPYLSYRLPKDFVDLSTGEDVHKLIDFLKLKRNQQEDD encoded by the exons atgaagaagGAGCAGGTGGCGCACTGCCAGTTCTCCGTGTGGTACCCGCTCTTCAAGGCAGTCACCATCCGCAG TGTTATACTTCCCCTGCCAGAGAATGTGAAAGAATATTTGCTGGATGATGGAACACTGGTGGTTTCTGGAAG agaaGATCCGCCAAGTCATGCTCAGGAGGGCAGTGATGATGCAGAGGAGATACAG TGGTCAGATGATGAGAACACTACAACACTTAAG GCACCAGAATTTCCCGAGTTCACAGCTAAAGTTCAGGAAGCAATAAGTTCCTTGGGTGGCAGTGTTTTTCCTAAACTCAATTGGAGTGCTCCAAGG GATGCCTATTGGATAGCAATGAACAGCTCTCTGAAATGTAAAGCTCTCAGTGacatcttcctcctcttcaagAGTTCAGACTTTATCACTCGTGACCTCACTCAGCC ATTTATTCACTGTACTGATGATTCCCCTGATCCTTCCTTGAACTATGAG CTTGTTCTTCGCAAATGGTGTGAACTAATCCCTGGTGCAGAATTCAGATGTTTTGTCAAGGAAAACAAGCTTTTAG GTATATCACAGAGGGACTACACCCAGTACTACGATCATATCTCTAAGCAACATGAGGAGATCTGTAGGTCCATACAGGAGTTTTTCAAGAAACACATACAATATAAATTCTTGGATGAAGACT ttgtttttgATGTGTACAGAGACAGCAGG GGTAAGATTTGGTTAATAGATTTTAACCCATTTGGTGAAGTAACAGACTCCCTGCTCTTTACATGGGAAGAACTCACCTCTGGAAAAAACTTGAAAGGAGACCAGAGTGAAGGGGAAGCAACAGAACAG GATTATCCAGTGTTCCGTTGTACCAACAGCAAAGTCACTGTCCAGCCCAGTCCCTACCTGAGCTACCGACTGCCCAAGGACTTTGTGGACCTTTCCACAGGAGAGGACGTTCACAAATTGATTGACTTTCTTAAACTG aaaagaaatcaacAAGAGGATGACTGA